From the genome of Chloroflexota bacterium, one region includes:
- a CDS encoding rod shape-determining protein — MFGKAIGIDLGTANVLVYVKGRGIVLNEPSVVAYSASDSKVLAVGTEARQRLGRTPGRVIVTRPMRDGVIADYMITQAMLRYFIRKVTGRFHLFKPSVMICIPVGVTGIESRAVIDATLQAGAREAHLIAEPLAAAIGAGVPISSPSGNMIVDIGGGTSEAAIISLNDIVVSSSIRIGGNRIDDVIATYVKKKHNLIIGERTAEEIKIQIGSALPLPQELELEVRGRDQVEGLPKTMVLTSTDITEAISETLGLIVGNAKAVLEQTPPELAADIADRGMLLTGGGALVRNLDTLFAREIGVAAYVAEDPLSAVAIGAGRALENFHIFRDCLTSA; from the coding sequence GTGTTCGGCAAAGCCATCGGCATCGATCTCGGCACCGCGAACGTCCTGGTTTACGTCAAAGGCCGCGGCATCGTACTCAACGAGCCATCCGTGGTGGCCTACTCCGCCAGCGATTCCAAGGTGCTCGCCGTGGGCACCGAGGCCCGGCAGAGGCTGGGCCGCACGCCCGGGCGCGTGATCGTGACCCGACCCATGCGCGACGGTGTGATCGCGGACTACATGATTACCCAGGCGATGTTGCGGTACTTCATTCGCAAGGTGACGGGCCGCTTCCACCTGTTCAAGCCCAGCGTGATGATCTGCATCCCGGTCGGCGTGACCGGGATCGAGAGCCGCGCGGTCATCGACGCCACCCTCCAGGCGGGGGCGCGCGAGGCGCACCTCATCGCCGAGCCGCTAGCGGCGGCGATCGGCGCGGGCGTGCCGATCTCGAGCCCCAGCGGGAACATGATCGTCGACATCGGCGGCGGCACCAGCGAGGCGGCCATCATCTCCCTCAACGACATCGTCGTCAGCAGCAGCATCCGCATCGGCGGGAACAGGATCGACGACGTGATCGCGACGTACGTCAAGAAGAAGCACAACCTGATCATCGGCGAGCGCACCGCCGAAGAGATCAAGATTCAGATCGGGAGCGCGCTCCCACTGCCTCAAGAGCTGGAGCTCGAGGTCCGGGGGCGGGACCAGGTCGAGGGATTGCCCAAGACCATGGTCCTCACGTCGACGGACATCACTGAGGCGATATCGGAGACCCTGGGGCTTATCGTGGGGAACGCGAAGGCCGTGCTGGAGCAGACTCCGCCCGAGCTGGCCGCCGATATCGCCGACCGTGGCATGCTGCTCACCGGAGGAGGGGCCCTGGTGCGCAACCTGGACACGCTCTTCGCGCGCGAGATCGGCGTCGCGGCTTACGTCGCCGAGGACCCACTGTCCGCGGTCGCCATCGGCGCCGGCAGGGCGCTGGAGAACTTCCACATCTTCCGCGACTGTTTGACATCCGCGTGA
- the murA gene encoding UDP-N-acetylglucosamine 1-carboxyvinyltransferase: MPEPSESPVAQLSQLLAGPGSSGKHQAAARSAAGPSVVSAPNVALSVRGGAPLRGAVAIGGAKNAALPIMAASLLTSGTCTIRNVPRIEDIATLTDLLRSLGARVEFPEPHTAVIDASNLTSTRAPAEFVTKMRASFLVMGPLLARLGCAEAAHPGGCEIGIRPVNVDVEGFRSMGAAVLNDDAAYHVECRRLHGARMYLDYPSHTGTENLMMAACLADGETVIRHASMEPEVVDLAQFLNSMGARIRGAGTSTVVVDGVPKLHGSDYTVMPDRLIAGTFLAAGLITHGDVTVEDVIPDHLDPVIYKLGHMGSEVDTWGRAIRCRWPASGRLERVDIQAIHYPGFPTDLQAVFGALLTQAHGPSTIHERVFENRLGYATQLNAMGARIEVSAQTATIHGPTPLHGATISALDIRSGAALTLAALSAEGETRINDAYHVDRGYEDLVDVLRRLGGDIDRQC; the protein is encoded by the coding sequence ATGCCTGAGCCGAGCGAGAGCCCGGTCGCGCAGCTGTCTCAGCTCCTCGCTGGCCCCGGGTCCTCCGGCAAGCACCAGGCGGCCGCGCGTTCCGCGGCTGGACCGAGCGTGGTATCGGCGCCAAACGTCGCGCTATCCGTGCGCGGCGGCGCGCCACTCCGGGGCGCCGTTGCCATCGGCGGCGCCAAGAACGCGGCCCTTCCCATCATGGCCGCGTCCCTCCTGACGAGCGGCACGTGCACCATTCGCAACGTGCCGCGCATCGAGGACATCGCAACCCTGACCGATCTGCTTCGCTCGCTCGGGGCGCGGGTGGAGTTCCCCGAGCCGCACACAGCCGTCATCGACGCGAGCAACCTGACCTCCACGCGGGCGCCCGCCGAATTCGTGACGAAGATGCGAGCATCGTTCCTCGTCATGGGGCCCTTGCTCGCGCGTCTCGGCTGCGCAGAGGCCGCCCACCCCGGAGGCTGCGAGATCGGGATCCGGCCGGTGAACGTCGACGTCGAAGGATTTCGCTCGATGGGCGCCGCCGTGCTCAACGACGACGCCGCGTATCACGTCGAATGTCGGCGACTCCACGGCGCGCGCATGTACCTGGACTATCCCAGCCACACAGGGACCGAGAACCTGATGATGGCCGCCTGCCTCGCCGATGGCGAGACGGTGATCCGCCACGCGTCGATGGAGCCGGAGGTGGTGGACCTCGCCCAGTTCCTGAATTCCATGGGGGCGCGGATCCGGGGCGCAGGCACCAGCACGGTGGTCGTTGACGGCGTACCGAAGCTCCACGGCAGCGACTACACGGTGATGCCCGATCGGTTGATCGCGGGCACGTTCCTCGCGGCCGGGCTCATCACCCACGGCGACGTCACGGTCGAAGACGTCATTCCGGACCATCTGGACCCGGTCATCTACAAGCTGGGGCACATGGGCTCAGAGGTCGACACCTGGGGCCGCGCCATCCGATGTCGCTGGCCCGCCAGCGGGCGACTCGAGCGAGTGGACATCCAGGCCATCCACTATCCAGGTTTTCCCACGGACCTGCAGGCGGTATTTGGCGCGCTGCTCACCCAGGCCCACGGGCCCAGCACCATCCACGAGCGCGTATTCGAAAACCGATTGGGGTACGCGACCCAGCTCAACGCGATGGGCGCCCGGATCGAGGTCAGCGCGCAGACCGCGACCATCCATGGTCCGACGCCCCTCCATGGCGCCACGATATCCGCGTTGGACATCCGATCGGGCGCGGCGCTCACCCTCGCCGCCCTCTCGGCCGAAGGCGAAACGCGCATCAACGACGCGTACCACGTCGACCGGGGGTACGAGGATCTGGTCGATGTGCTGCGCCGCCTCGGTGGCGATATCGACCGTCAGTGCTGA
- a CDS encoding F0F1 ATP synthase subunit epsilon, with product MPKLTVELVTAEREVLKQEADIVIAPATDGTIGILPRHAPLVTTLNPGVMTLRNDGEEQVLSVSGGFLQVFRDRVLILADAAERSDEVDEERADAARQRAEAALREAQRRPGGSLQAEAARTALRRSLVRLDVVRRRKRRANP from the coding sequence GTGCCGAAGCTAACCGTCGAGCTGGTAACCGCGGAACGGGAAGTTCTCAAGCAAGAAGCCGATATAGTAATTGCACCCGCGACGGATGGGACGATCGGCATCCTTCCGCGGCATGCGCCATTGGTCACCACGCTCAATCCTGGAGTCATGACGCTGCGCAATGATGGTGAAGAGCAGGTGCTTTCCGTTTCCGGGGGGTTCCTGCAGGTCTTCCGCGATCGCGTGCTGATCCTGGCCGACGCGGCCGAGCGATCCGACGAGGTCGACGAAGAGCGGGCCGACGCGGCGCGGCAGCGGGCCGAGGCGGCGCTCCGGGAAGCGCAGCGGCGCCCCGGAGGTAGTCTCCAGGCAGAGGCAGCGCGCACGGCGCTCCGTCGCTCGCTGGTGCGGCTCGACGTTGTCCGACGACGGAAGCGCAGAGCGAACCCGTGA